In the Helianthus annuus cultivar XRQ/B chromosome 11, HanXRQr2.0-SUNRISE, whole genome shotgun sequence genome, one interval contains:
- the LOC118484211 gene encoding secreted RxLR effector protein 161-like → MTPGTQLTKTEEGDLVDATHYRSLIGSLRYLLHTRPDLCYPVSLLSRFMQEPKEQHLKAVKQILRYIKGTKEHGIIYRRQGGCKITGYSDSSFGVNTDKGKGTTGLVFYFGESPITWCTQKQQTVALSSCESEFMAATAAACQALWLKRLLSEITGWKEEKITLRVDNVSAIALMRNPVFHGRSKHIDTRYHFIRECVENEDITVEHISGELQRADILTKALARIKFATMRELLGIQDLKQLMDVRD, encoded by the coding sequence ATGACTCCAGGAACACAAttaacaaagactgaagaaggagaTCTAGTAGATGCAACACATTACAGAAGCCTGATAGGTTCTCTCAGGTACTTATTGCATACAAGACCAGATCTATGTTACCCAGTCAGTCTACTTAGTAGATTCATGCAAGAACCAAAGGAACAACACCTGAAGGCAGTAAAGCAAATACTACGTTacatcaaaggaactaaagagcATGGAATCATCTACAGAAGACAAGGAGGATGTAAGATCACAGGTTATAGTGACAGTAGTTTTGGAGTTAatacagacaaaggaaaaggaacaacTGGTCTGGTATTCTACTTTGGAGAATCACCTATAACCTGGTGTACACAAAAGCAACAAACAGTGGCACTATCATCATGCGAATCAGAATTCATGGCAGCCACTGCAGCAGCATGTCAAGCACTATGGCTTAAAAGATTGTTAAGTGAAATCACAGGCTGGAAGGAAGAAAAGATAACACTCAGAGTAGATAACGTTTCAGCAATAGCACTCATGAGAAACCCAGTCTTTCACGGAAGAAGCAAGCACATTGACACACGTTATCACTTCATAAGAGAATGCGTGGAAAACGAAGATATCACTGTGGAACACATAAGCGGAGAACTACAACGGGCAGATATACTAACAAAGGCATTAGCAAGGATCAAGTTTGCTACAATGAGGGAACTGCTCGGAATTCAAGATTTAAAGCAACTCATGGATGTTCgagattaa